In Callospermophilus lateralis isolate mCalLat2 chromosome 19, mCalLat2.hap1, whole genome shotgun sequence, the following are encoded in one genomic region:
- the Il4r gene encoding interleukin-4 receptor subunit alpha, whose protein sequence is MGWLCSHPLSPVSCLILVWVTVVGSMRVLHEPTCFSDYISVSTCEWQLDGPLNCSAELHLSYWLDFEFSENRTCIPENSAGATCVCIMPMDDLVKADTYQLDLWAGRQQVWHGLFKPSDHVKPRAPENLTVHTSDHDTRLLTWSNPYLREHLYKELTYLVNISNEHDPAEFIIYNVTYLEPTLRLAASTLKSGVSYRVRVRAWTESYNGTWSDWSPSAQWHNYYQPPLVQRLPMGVGISCLVIMAICLSCYYSVTKIKKEWWDQIPSPARSPLMAIVIQDSQVSLWERRPPAQEPAKCPHWKTCLAKLLPCLLEHDVKRDEEPKAAAGGPLPGPGKPTWHPVVLRPENISVAPCVELLEAPVEPGEEAAEEDKASVCPSPEHSGGFQRGCEGIMARLTESLFLDLLGAQDGGCHQRGSGDLCCLPPPGGDSALPSVGPEGAASEDKGPPLHPEPAPPASTSLGCPEGTLVIADNPAYRSLQSQALDPDAQLAGCPASQGPHVPRPPAPPSELQPEPETWEQILRQSVLQHGAVAVPASAPSSGYREFAQAVGQGSAQDSGAAGAGPSGEAGYRAFSSLLTPSVPCTGTAGLGAGSGDGGYKPFQNLVPGFPGDPAPLTVPLFTFGLDMEPPHGSQNSLLPSPVFGQLGLEPVVKGEDGQKPLLPPEQAPDPLRDDLGSGIVYSALTCHLCGHLKQHQGQEGGGQAHVVAGPCCGCHCGDRSPPPGSPMGALDPRPGGLPLEAPLAPAPQGPLGGLEESKSSLSFQSPCPAPCCAPGSSETPRVALVSTGPAPWGFPGSLPS, encoded by the exons ATGGGGTGGCTTTGCTCCCACCCCCTGTCCCCTGTGAGCTGCTTGATCCTGGTGTGGGTGACAGTCGTTG GGAGCATGAGGGTCCTGCATGAACCCACCTGCTTCTCGGATTACATAAGCGTCTCCACCTGCGAGTGGCAGCTGGACGGTCCCCTCAATTGCAGCGCGGAGCTCCACCTGTCCTACTGGCTGGATTTCGAATTCTCCGA GAACCGCACGTGCATCCCCGAGAACAGCGCAGGCGCAACCTGCGTGTGCATCATGCCCATGGACGACCTGGTCAAAGCGGACACCTACCAGCTGGACCTGTGGGCCGGGAGGCAGCAGGTGTGGCACGGCCTCTTCAAGCCCAGCGACCATG TGAAACCCAGGGCGCCCGAGAACCTCACGGTTCACACCAGCGACCACGACACGAGGCTGCTGACGTGGAGCAATCCGTACCTCCGGGAGCACCTGTACAAGGAGCTCACCTACCTGGTCAACATTTCGAATGAACACGACCCTGCGGAG TTCATCATCTACAACGTGACCTACCTGGAACCCACTCTCCGCCTCGCAGCCAGCACCCTGAAGTCCGGGGTCTCCTACAGGGTGCGGGTGAGAGCCTGGACCGAGAGCTACAACGGCACCTGGAGCGACTGGAGCCCCAGCGCTCAGTGGCACAACT ATTACCAGCCGCCTCTGGTGCAGCGCCTGCCGATGGGCGTCGGTATCTCCTGCCTGGTCATCATGGCCATCTGCCTGTCCTGCTATTACAGCGTCACCAA GATCAAGAAAGAGTGGTGGGACCAGATCCCCAGCCCGGCCCGCAGCCCCCTCATGGCCATTGTCATCCAGGACTCCCAG GTGTCGCTGTGGGAGAGGCGGCCCCCGGCCCAGGAACCAGCCAAGTGCCC ACACTGGAAGACGTGCCTGGCCAAGCTGCTGCCCTGTCTGCTGGAGCATGACGTGAAGAGGGACGAGGAGCCCAAGGCTGCAGCGGGCGGGCCTCTCCCGGGCCCTGGGAAACCCACGTGGCACCCCGTGGTCCTCCGGCCGGAGAACATCAGCGTGGCCCCGTGCGTGGAGCTGCTGGAGGCCCCGGTGGAGCCTGGCGAGGAGGCGGCGGAGGAGGACAAGGCCAGCGTCTGCCCGTCACCCGAGCACAGCGGGGGCTTCCAGCGGGGCTGCGAGGGCATCATGGCCAGGCTGACAGAGAGCCTGTTTCTGGACCTGCTGGGAGCACAGGATGGGGGCTGTCACCAGCGGGGCTCGGGGGACTTGTGCTGCCTCCCACCTCCAGGAGGGGACAGTGCTCTCCCCAGCGTGGGGCCTGAGGGGGCCGCTTCTGAGGACAAGGGGCCACCTCTCCACCCAGAGCCAGCTCCTCCGGCCAGTACCAGCCTGGGCTGCCCCGAGGGGACCCTGGTCATCGCGGACAACCCTGCCTACCGCAGCCTGCAGAGCCAGGCGCTGGACCCAGACGCACAGCTGGCGGGGTGCCCTGCCTCCCAGGGGCCCCATGTCCCCCGGCCCCCAGCGCCCCCCTCCGAGCTCCAGCCTGAGCCGGAAACCTGGGAGCAGATCCTTCGCCAGAGCGTCCTGCAGCACGGGGCAGTCGCAGTGCCTGCCTCGGCCCCCAGCAGCGGCTACCGGGAGTTCGCGCAGGCAGTGGGGCAGGGCAGCGCCCAGGACAGCGGGGCGGCGGGTGCTGGCCCCTCTGGAGAAGCCGGGTACAGGGCCTTCTCCAGCCTGCTCACTCCCAGTGTCCCCTGCACGGGGACAGCAGGACTTGGAGCTGGCAGCGGGGACGGGGGCTACAAGCCCTTCCAGAACCTCGTTCCTGGCTTCCCCGGGGACCCGGCTCCGCTAACCGTGCCCCTGTTCACCTTTGGACTGGACATGGAGCCACCGCACGGCTCCCAAAACTCACTCCTCCCAAGCCCCGTCTTCGGGCAGCTTGGCCTCGAGCCGGTGGTCAAGGGAGAGGACGGGCAGAAGCCCCTGCTGCCCCCAGAGCAGGCCCCAGACCCCCTCAGGGATGACCTGGGCAGTGGCATTGTCTACTCAGCCCTCACCTGCCACCTGTGTGGCCACCTGAAGCAGCACCAAGGCCAGGAGGGGGGTGGCCAGGCCCACGTGGTGGCCGGCCCCTGCTGTGGCTGCCACTGTGGAGACAGGTCGCCACCCCCAGGGAGCCCCATGGGGGCCTTGGACCCCAGGCCAGGTGGGCTCCCTCTGGAGGCCCCCCTAGCTCCAGCACCCCAGGGGCCCTTGGGCGGCTTAGAGGAGAGCAAGTCCTCACTGTCCTTCCAGTCCCCATGCCCAGCCCCCTGCTGTGCTCCAGGCTCAAGCGAGACCCCCAGGGTGGCCCTGGTCTCCACGGGGCCCGCCCCCTGGGGCTTTCCTGGGTCTCTGCCCTCCTGA